A section of the Hevea brasiliensis isolate MT/VB/25A 57/8 chromosome 17, ASM3005281v1, whole genome shotgun sequence genome encodes:
- the LOC110672527 gene encoding peptide methionine sulfoxide reductase: MANNAANPALDPDLDQPDNPSHEFAQFGAGCFWGVELAFQRVVGVVKTEVGYSQGHVHDPNYKLVCTGATNHVEVVRVQFDPEVCPYTNLLALFWARHDPTSLNRQGGDVGAQYRSGIYYYNETQALLAQESKEAKQLELKDKKIVTEILPAKRFYRAEEYHQRYLEKGGRKGAKQSAEKGCTDPIRCYG; encoded by the exons ATGGCTAACAACGCAGCCAATCCTGCCCTGGATCCCGATCTAGATCAACCCGATAATCCTAGTCACGAGTTTGCTCAGTTCGGAGCAGGGTGTTTCTGGGGAGTGGAGCTGGCGTTTCAGCGAGTGGTTGGGGTGGTGAAGACGGAGGTCGGATACTCTCAAGGTCACGTCCACGATCCTAATTACAAACTCGTTTGCACCGGCGCTACTAACCACGTCGAGGTCGTGCGCGTCCAATTTGACCCTGAAGTTTGCCCATATACCAACCTCCTCGCTCTTTTCTGGGCTCGCCACGATCCCACAAGCCTCAATCGCCAG GGTGGTGATGTGGGTGCCCAGTATAGGTCGGGAATATACTACTACAACGAGACGCAAGCTCTTCTAGCCCAAGAATCAAAGGAAGCTAAGCAGTTGGAATTGAAGGACAAGAAGATTGTCACTGAAATTCTGCCAGCAAAAAGATTTTACAGAGCTGAGGAGTACCACCAGCGGTATCTGGAAAAGGGAGGACGTAAGGGAGCCAAGCAGTCTGCTGAGAAGGGTTGCACTGACCCCATAAGATGTTATGGTTAA
- the LOC110672529 gene encoding probable pectate lyase 5 — MALPILFLFSLLTIPSLISSSSVKDPELVVHQVHRAINASRRNLGYLSCGTGNPIDDCWRCDPNWEKNRQRLADCAIGFGKNAIGGRDGKIYVVTDSSDHDPVKPKLGTLRYAVIQDEPLWIIFARDMTIKLKEELIMNSFKTIDGRGASVHIAGGPCITIQFVSNIIIHGLHIHDCKQGGNAYVRDSPRHYGWRTISDGDGVSIFGGSHIWVDHNSLSNCNDGLVDAIHGSTAITISNNFMTHHDKVMLLGHSNAYTQDKNMQVTIAFNHFGEGLVQRMPRCRHGYFHVVNNDYTHWEMYAIGGSAAPTINSQGNRFVAPDNRFSKEVTKYEDAAESEWRSWNWRSEGDLMVNGAFFTASGAGASSSYGKASSLSARPSSLVGTITVGAGALNCKKGARC; from the exons ATGGCTCTCCCTAttctcttcctcttctctcttctCACCATCCCTTCCCTCATTTCCTCTTCCTCAGTTAAGGACCCAGAGCTTGTAGTACACCAAGTACACAG GGCCATCAATGCTTCCAGGAGGAACTTGGGCTATCTTTCTTGTGGAACCGGTAACCCCATTGATGATTGCTGGAGGTGCGACCCCAACTGGGAGAAGAATCGCCAGCGCCTGGCGGACTGTGCCATTGGGTTCGGTAAGAATGCCATCGGGGGAAGAGATGGAAAAATTTACGTCGTCACAGATTCCAGTGACCATGATCCTGTGAAACCTAAGCTAGGGACTCTCAGGTATGCCGTGATTCAAGATGAGCCATTGTGGATCATTTTTGCTCGTGACATGACGATAAAATTGAAGGAAGAGCTGATCATGAACTCGTTTAAGACCATTGATGGTAGAGGTGCTAGCGTCCACATTGCTGGTGGTCCGTGCATTACTATACAATTTGTGAGTAACATTATTATTCATGGATTGCACATACATGACTGCAAGCAAGGAGGAAATGCTTATGTAAGGGACTCCCCACGACACTATGGGTGGAGGACTATATCAGACGGTGATGGAGTATCCATATTTGGCGGTAGCCACATATGGGTGGACCATAACTCATTGTCAAATTGTAACGATGGACTGGTTGATGCAATTCATGGGTCCACAGCCATCAcaatttcaaacaatttcatGACCCACCATGATAAAGTAATGTTACTGGGTCACAGCAATGCCTACACTCAAGACAAGAACATGCAGGTCACTATAGCCTTCAATCACTTTGGTGAAGGGCTTGTCCAGAGGATGCCAAG GTGTAGACATGGGTATTTCCATGTGGTCAACAATGATTACACCCATTGGGAAATGTATGCCATTGGAGGCAGCGCAGCCCCAACCATCAATAGCCAAGGCAACAGATTTGTTGCACCTGACAATAGATTCAGCAAAGAG GTGACAAAATATGAGGATGCAGCAGAAAGTGAATGGAGGAGCTGGAATTGGAGGTCAGAGGGAGACCTGATGGTGAATGGTGCATTTTTCACAGCTTCAGGAGCAGGAGCCTCTTCAAGCTATGGTAAAGCATCAAGCTTGAGTGCTAGACCTTCTTCACTTGTCGGTACCATAACGGTGGGAGCAGGTGCCCTTAATTGCAAGAAAGGGGCTCGTTGCTGA
- the LOC110672526 gene encoding vignain, translating to MPIRKLFLNLLLFVCSSFISSSIIALLSFLYIKQWLRFFISHQELSFFPSKMAMKRLLLLALSLALVVGIAESFEFHENDLASEESLWDLYERWRSHHTVSRSLHEKHKRFSVFKYNVMTVHNTNKQDKPYKLKLNKFADMTSHEFRSTYAGSKVKHHRMFRGAPQGNGSFMHEKVERVPPSVDWRKKGAVTGVKDQGQCGSCWAFSTIAAVEGINQIKTNKLVSLSEQELVDCDTDENQGCNGGLMDYAFEFIKNQGGITTEANYPYQAEDGTCDVSKENSPAVSIDGYEKVPGNNEDALLKAVANQPVSVAIDAGGSDFQFYSEGVFTGSCGTELDHGVAIVGYGTTVDGTKHWIVKNSWGPEWGEKGYIRMQRGTSEKEGLCGIAMEASYPIKNTSKNPTGVTSSPKDEL from the exons ATGCCCATAAGGAAACTGTTTCTTAATTTATTGCTCTTTGTTTGTTCTAGTTTCATATCTTCTTCTATTATTGCTCTTCTTTCATTTCTCTATATAAAGCAGTGGCTGAGGTTCTTTATTTCCCATCAAGAGTTGAGTTTTTTTCCTAGCAAAATGGCAATGAAGAGGCTTCTACTTCTTGCTCTCTCATTGGCTTTGGTTGTAGGAATTGCAGAGAGTTTTGAATTCCATGAAAATGATTTGGCATCTGAAGAAAGTTTGTGGGATTTGTACGAGAGGTGGAGGAGCCACCACACTGTTTCTAGGAGTCTTCATGAGAAACACAAGCGTTTCAGTGTGTTCAAATACAATGTCATGACTGTTCACAATACTAACAAGCAGGATAAGCCTTACAAGTTGAAGCTGAACAAGTTTGCAGACATGACCAGCCATGAATTTAGGAGCACTTATGCTGGCTCAAAGGTTAAACATCATCGGATGTTTCGAGGAGCGCCACAGGGAAATGGGAGCTTCATGCATGAGAAGGTAGAAAGAGTCCCGCCGTCCGTTGATTGGAGAAAGAAAGGTGCTGTCACTGGTGTTAAGGACCAAGGCCAATGTG GTAGTTGCTGGGCATTTTCAACCATCGCAGCAGTTGAGGGTATTAATCAAATTAAGACTAATAAGCTAGTGTCTTTGTCCGAGCAAGAGTTGGTGGATTGTGACACTGATGAGAACCAAGGATGTAATGGAGGGCTAATGGATTATGCATTTGAGTTCATTAAGAATCAAGGAGGAATAACAACTGAGGCTAATTACCCTTACCAAGCTGAGGATGGAACTTGTGATGTTTCAAAG GAGAATTCACCTGCAGTCTCTATTGATGGGTATGAGAAGGTGCCTGGAAATAACGAGGATGCATTACTCAAAGCAGTGGCAAACCAGCCTGTCTCTGTGGCCATAGATGCTGGAGGTTCAGATTTCCAGTTCTACTCAGAG GGGGTGTTCACTGGAAGTTGCGGAACAGAGCTAGATCATGGAGTTGCAATCGTGGGCTATGGGACCACGGTTGATGGAACTAAGCACTGGATTGTGAAGAATTCCTGGGGACCAGAATGGGGAGAGAAGGGTTACATAAGGATGCAGCGTGGCACCTCAGAGAAAGAGGGACTCTGTGGTATAGCGATGGAGGCCTCGTATCCCATCAAGAACACCTCAAAAAATCCTACAGGAGTTACATCTTCTCCCAAGGATGAACTCTAA
- the LOC110672528 gene encoding LOW QUALITY PROTEIN: BTB/POZ and TAZ domain-containing protein 1 (The sequence of the model RefSeq protein was modified relative to this genomic sequence to represent the inferred CDS: deleted 2 bases in 1 codon), which translates to MAQKIPLTPFSHPPMEEAHNETIATTNFSGDLYAHYQIANQNSRELPKPDVQIITSGGIRIPAHSSVLASVSSVLENIIERPRKHSSSERIIPILGVPCDAVAAFVGFIYSFRCGEEELEKYGIHLLALSHVYLVPNLKQRCAKAVGELLTIENVVDVLQLARLCDAPDLYLKCMKFVSGHFKAVEKTEGWKFMQNHDPWLELEILQFIDEAESRKKRTRRHREEQSLYMELSVAMDCLEHICTEGCMSVGPYDMQPTKKRGPCSKFSTCQGIQLLIKHFAACRNRVNGGCFRCKRMWQLLRLHSSMCDQLESCKVPLCRQFKLKMQQEKKGDDAPWRLLVKKVVSARVMSSLKLLKRKRRATEGDNTGPWD; encoded by the exons ATGGCACAAAAGATTCCACTGACTCCGTTTTCTCATCCACCTATGGAGGAAGCTCATAACGAAACCATCGCCACCACCAACTTCTCCGGCGATCTGTACGCTCATTATCAAATCGCCAATCAAAATTCTCGTGAATTACCAAAACCCGACGTTCAAATTATCACATCCGGCGGAATACGCATTCCGGCTCACAGTAGTGTCCTG GCCTCCGTATCATCAGTACTGGAGAATATCATTGAGAGGCCACGCAAACATAGCAGCTCCGAGAGAATTATTCCTATCCTTGGCGTTCCTTGCGACGCCGTTGCGGCGTTCGTTGGGTTCATATATTCCTTCAG GTGCGGTGAGGAGGAGCTGGAGAAGTATGGGATCCATCTACTGGCATTATCCCACGTTTACCTGGTCCCCAATCTGAAGCAGAGATGCGCCAAGGCTGTGGGTGAACTATTGACTATTGAGAATGTGGTGGACGTGCTTCAATTGGCAAGGCTCTGCGATGCGCCTGATCTTTACCTCAAATGCATGAAGTTTGTCTCTGGCCATTTCAAGGCTGTAGAAAAGACTGAAGGCTGGAAGTTCATGCAAAATCATGACCCATGGCTGGAGCTCGAGATTCTCCAATTCATCGATGAAGCTGAATCG AGGAAAAAGAGAACAAGGCGGCATAGGGAGGAGCAGAGCTTGTACATGGAGCTGAGTGTAGCAATGGACTGCTTAGAGCACATATGCACCGAAGGGTGCATGAGCGTCGGGCCGTATGACATGCAGCCCACCAAGAAAAGAGGCCCGTGCAGCAAGTTCTCCACGTGTCAAGGTATCCAGCTTTTGATCAAGCACTTCGCCGCCTGTAGGAATCGGGTTAATGGAGGGTGCTTCCGTTGTAAGCGGATGTGGCAGCTACTAAGGCTTCACTCTTCCATGTGTGACCAGCTCGAGTCTTGCAAAGTTCCTCTCTGCAG GCAATTCAAATTAAAAATGCAACAAGAGAAAAAGGGAGATGATGCACCATGGAGGTTATTGGTAAAGAAGGTAGTGTCAGCCAGAGTTATGTCTTCTCTCAAACTGCTCAAGCGG AAGAGAAGAGCAACTGAGGGAGACAATACAGGACCATGGGATTAG